Proteins encoded in a region of the Vicia villosa cultivar HV-30 ecotype Madison, WI linkage group LG5, Vvil1.0, whole genome shotgun sequence genome:
- the LOC131607083 gene encoding uncharacterized protein LOC131607083 — translation MVHAWLSLKLSKSLPLPSSSTCTSKITKWFCYDFPNQFCSLPSPAISYDSYEEGSSAVEDKITYNPNLFNNTPEVQLSNLPPLVSALKTAAETNVASFHFPGHNRGLAAPSSLSPIIGSKTYTHDLCGIPELGNLFFPQGPVFEAQKEAAKVFGSSQTWFLVGGTTSGIQTAIMSTCSPGDYLILPRNCHVSAISGIVLSGAMPKYIFTDSNNDWNIPGGITPSQVLNAIQEVELEGKKLGAVFITSPTYNGICSNLKEISEICHSRKIPLIVDEAHGAHLGFHPDLPRSALQQGADLAVQSTHKVLCSLTQSSMLHMSGDIVDKDKIQRCIQSLQSSSHSYLLMASLDAATAQLRESADVLFNQALELANEAKLLLKQIPGISVLEHSHFPNFPAKDPLRITVGFWKLGLSGYEADKMLLKDFGITRTLVGTKSVAYSINLGTSRDHVHRLVSGIKHLAARFSSIQQPKETPNHAPLGLDDVIMRLSPREAYFASKIKVSAKESIGKVSGELLCPFPPAVPVVVPGEVITQKAIDFLLHSKSTGASISGASDPSLTSVVVCNGDNY, via the exons ATGGTGCATGCATGGCTCTCACTCAAACTCTCAAAGTCACTTCCACTTCCATCCTCTTCTACTTGCACTTCCAAGATTACAAAATGGTTTTGTTAT GATTTTCCCAACCAATTTTGCTCCTTGCCATCGCCAGCAATTTCTTATGATAGCTATGAG GAAGGAAGCAGTGCAGTAGAAGACAAGATCACATACAATCCGAATCTGTTCAACAATACACCAGAAGTTCAGCTGAGCAACCTACCACCTCTAGTGAGTGCACTGAAAACCGCAGCTGAAACAAATGTTGCTTCTTTTCATTTCCCTGGACACAACAGAGGCCTCGCCGCTCCTTCTTCCTTGTCTCCAATCATTGGATCAAAAACATATACTCATGATTTATGCGGCATTCCAGAGCTTGGCAACCTCTTTTTCCCCCAAGGACCCGTATTCGAAGCACAAAAAGAAGCAGCCAAAGTGTTTGGATCATCACAAACATGGTTTCTTGTTGGAGGTACTACTTCCGGGATCCAGACAGCAATCATGTCAACATGTTCACCCGGAGATTATCTCATTCTTCCCAGGAACTGTCATGTATCAGCTATATCCGGCATAGTTTTATCTGGTGCAATGCCTAAGTACATTTTTACCGACTCTAATAATGATTGGAATATCCCTGGTGGCATCACTCCGTCACAGGTATTGAATGCTATCCAGGAAGTGGAACTGGAAGGAAAAAAACTAGGAGCAGTTTTCATCACTTCGCCTACTTATAACGGTATTTGCAGTAACTTGAAGGAGATTTCTGAGATATGTCATTCTCGGAAAATTcctttgattgttgatgaagctCATGGTGCACATCTTGGATTTCATCCTGATCTTCCTAGGTCAGCACTCCAGCAAGGTGCTGATCTAGCTGTACAGTCTACTCACAAGGTTCTTTGCTCTCTTACTCAGTCATCTATGCTGCACATGTCCGGCGATATCGTAGATAAGGATAAAATACAAAGGTGTATCCAATCTCTGCAATCCTCAAGCCATAGTTACCTACTTATGGCATCCTTGGATGCTGCTACAGCTCAACTTCGTGAAAGCGCCGATGTTTTGTTCAACCAAGCGCTCGAATTAGCAAATGAAGCAAAGTTACTGCTAAAACAAATCCCTGGCATCTCAGTGCTTGAGCATTCACACTTTCCAAATTTTCCTGCTAAGGATCCATTGCGGATTACAGTAGGTTTCTGGAAGCTTGGTTTATCAGGTTATGAAGCGGATAAAATGTTATTAAAGGATTTCGGAATCACCCGCACACTTGTTGGGACTAAATCTGTGGCTTATTCAATTAATCTCGGAACTAGCAGGGACCATGTTCACAGGCTTGTATCAGGAATAAAGCATCTAGCTGCAAGATTTTCTTCCATTCAGCAACCTAAAGAAACTCCTAACCATGCTCCCTTAGGCTTGGATGATGTTATCATGAGATTGAGTCCTAGAGAAGCATACTTTGCAAGTAAGATAAAAGTATCGGCGAAGGAGAGCATTGGTAAGGTTTCTGGTGAGCTTTTGTGTCCATTCCCTCCAGCCGTACCGGTAGTGGTTCCTGGTGAAGTTATTACACAGAAAGCTATTGATTTTCTCCTCCATTCAAAAAGTACAGGTGCTTCTATTAGTGGAGCTTCAGATCCCTCACTTACTTCTGTAGTTGTCTGCAATGGTGATAACTATTAA
- the LOC131602084 gene encoding uncharacterized protein LOC131602084, producing the protein MMIGTSNSITLRGLASFTTPPNLYTSNSVSRVATFSPSPSIRATSRILHTPISAVGSNSGLEASVTNSNDISVLLTDATVVLQEQGDDENKIQLRVELNGVQTRKVFDRILVNLGQNVPPTPGFRTRKGGKTAEIPKSFLLQVLGEESVTKFAIQEILNCTMAEYVKKENLDAEDKKVRTIQTVQELRKSFTAGKQFGFDVIIEPKNNEGNQIDG; encoded by the exons atgatgattggtaccTCAAATTCCATTACACTCCGAGGACTAGCTTCATTCACTACTCCTCCAAACTTGTACACATCAAATTCAGTATCAAGAGTAGCCACTTTTTCTCCGTCACCATCGATAAGAGCAACATCACGTATTCTCCATACGCCAATTTCAGCTGTTGGTTCAAATTCAG GTTTAGAAGCATCCGTTACAAATTCAAATGATATCTCAGTCTTGTTAACAGATGCCACTGTAGTTTTACAAGAACAAGGTGACgatgaaaataaaatacaa CTAAGAGTGGAGTTGAATGGTGTTCAAACACGCAAGGTGTTTGACCGGATTCTCGTAAACTTAGGCCAGAATGTACCACCAACTCCTGGATTTCGCACGCGAAAAGGAG GGAAAACGGCAGAG ATCCCGAAAAGCTTCCTTTTACAGGTGCTTGGGGAAGAAAGTGTCACTAAGTTTGCAATACAAGAAATTCTCAACTGTACCATGGCTGAATATGTGAAAAAG GAAAACTTGGATGCAGAGGACAAGAAGGTTAGAACTATTCAAACGGTCCAAGAACTCAGAAAATCATTCACAGCAGGAAAACAATTTGGCTTCGATGTTATAATTGAGCCTAAAAACAATGAAGGTAACCAGATCGATGGTTAA
- the LOC131602083 gene encoding uncharacterized protein LOC131602083 codes for MGVDEEVFFGMFNTRKTALVKQLIAIAMMAMFVADAADTNDVYSPCLDAKVQKGDGFTFGIAFSSKQSFNPDNGPQLSPCDSRLDLPNKGAQLSVFRPMVDEISLLTINRSTLDLATSGGYMVAFAGQKYAARSLPIMFADNSHTIISFTLVLEFQEGTLQNLFWKSFGCDSCSGGSICLNNQDCATPNTECQKNGEPGCNISIQLTFSGTDRNLDALNSWYEVKNLRQYSLTGLFSDIRDSII; via the exons ATGGGGGTGGATGAGGAAGTTTTCTTTGGCATGTTCAATACAAGGAAAACAGCATTGGTGAAACAGTTGATTGCCATTGCTATGATGGCTATGTTTGTTGCAGATGCAGCTGATACAAATGATGTTTATAGTCCATGTCTTGATGCTAAAGTTCAGAAAGGAGATGGTTTTACCTTCGGCATTGCGTTTTCTAGCAAGCAATCTTTCAATCCGGATAATGGTCCACAGCTTTCGCCTTGTGACTCTCGTCTTGACCTTCCAAACAAAGGAGCACAACTTTCTGTGTTTAGGCCGATGGTCGATGAAATCTCCCTACTTACAATTAACAGGAGCACCTTAGACCTG GCCACATCTGGTGGATATATGGTGGCATTTGCTGGACAGAAATATGCAGCAAGATCATTACCAATTATGTTTGCCGACAACAGTCACACGATAATCAGTTTCACTTTG GttcttgaatttcaagagggaacCCTTCAAAACTTGTTCTGGAAGAGTTTCGGCTGTGATTCATGTTCGGGTGGAAGCATTTGCCTAAATAATCAAGACTGTGCAACGCCAAACACAGAGTGCCAAAAGAATGGCGAGCCAGGTTGCAATATCAGCATACAATTGACATTCTCAGGGACTGACAGGAATCTCGATGCTTTAAATTCTTGGTATGAAGTGAAAAATCTACGGCAGTACTCCCTCACCGGTCTATTCTCCGACATTCGTGATTCTATTATATGA
- the LOC131607084 gene encoding B3 domain-containing protein At5g18000-like has product MNHFQQDKPSFFAIIKGNINQMKVPQKIVVNLGEELRKNESIILIGSSGEKWQVSIMKNENDMYLQNIGWEKFMKDNSVKNYEVLCFTYNGENRFKVQIFGKNGLERPSFKKAEVTAEAPTTVKRKRGRAGLKKEEEVAAEDQSAVKKKRGRPSLKKEEKVAAEATSVVKRKRGRPRKNPAAETVSGNKEKGKEEAAATLVAKKEKEKEGQETIVARRKIDEPGKSLAAKRVSVKNEKEEAVEKTMETKRNKGGPRKSAPAPPPPPAVIIIID; this is encoded by the exons ATGAATCATTTTCAGCAAGACAAACCATCCTTCTTTGCTATCATCAAAGGCAATATCAACCAAATG AAAGTTCCgcagaagattgttgtgaatttAGGTGAAGAGTTGAGAAAAAATGAATCAATTATTCTGATAGGCTCTTCTGGTGAGAAGTGGCAAGTGAGTATTATGAAGAATGAAAACGACATGTATCTGCAAAACATCGGTTGGGAGAAATTTATGAAAGACAACTCAGTGAAGAATTACGAGGTCTTGTGTTTCACATACAATGGAGAGAACAGATTCAAGGTGCAAATTTTCGGTAAGAACGGATTAGAGAGGCCAAGCTTCAAGAAAGCAGAAGTTACTGCAGAAGCTCCAACTAcggtgaagagaaagaggggtaGAGCAGgcttgaagaaagaagaagaagttgcTGCAGAAGATCAAAGTGCGGTCAAGAAAAAGAGAGGTAGACCAAgcttgaagaaagaagaaaaagttgCTGCAGAAGCTACAAGTGTGGTCAAGAGAAAGAGAGGTAGACCGAGAAAAAATCCGGCTGCTGAGACAGTAAGTGgcaacaaagaaaaaggaaaagaggaaGCTGCAGCAACACTAGTGgctaagaaagaaaaagaaaaagaaggtcAGGAAACAATTGTAGCTAGGAGAAAAATTGATGAACCAGGAAAAAGTCTTGCTGCTAAGAGAGTAAGtgttaaaaatgaaaaagaggaAGCTGTTGAAAAAACAATGGAGACTAAGAGAAACAAGGGAGGACCAAGAAAAAGtgctcctgctcctcctcctcctcctgctGTTATTATTATAATAGACTGA